The proteins below are encoded in one region of Bacillota bacterium:
- a CDS encoding saccharopine dehydrogenase NADP-binding domain-containing protein, with protein MGFDVLILGAGGVGTVIARELARSPAVGRLAVGDVDHDRARQVAAGLGDRATAVRVNAADRQQVREAMSGLHLVVNAAIPRFNLVVMEACLEAGCHYLDMASDGPVNLPGRVTIWQQLEYDGRFREAGLTAILCLGVDPGATGLFARWAADRMDTVEAIMIRDGDRSVAEGYRLAIYFSPDTSIEECLQPSYIYRDGEYVLGEPLETGVETFDFPPPVGPLVVRSVPHEDVGTLPLHIGKGLRYVDFKYALDPGYVEVLKVLRMLGLHSKDPIRVGDALVAPRDVVTALLPKPAELGGRIKGHMCVGTLVRGTENGLPAEYFLYNLLDHEEVFRQHGVNATVWQTAIPAVVGVELMAEGHITRRGVLVPEQLDPEPFFPRLKARGWYVWVQKKVVSQM; from the coding sequence ATGGGGTTCGACGTCCTGATACTGGGGGCGGGCGGGGTGGGCACGGTGATCGCCCGCGAGCTGGCGCGCTCGCCCGCCGTCGGCAGGCTGGCGGTGGGCGACGTGGACCACGACCGGGCACGGCAGGTGGCCGCCGGGCTGGGGGACCGCGCCACCGCCGTAAGGGTGAATGCCGCTGACCGGCAGCAGGTCCGGGAGGCCATGTCCGGGCTCCACCTGGTGGTCAACGCCGCCATACCCCGCTTCAACCTGGTGGTGATGGAGGCGTGCCTGGAGGCGGGATGTCACTACCTGGACATGGCCTCCGACGGTCCCGTCAACCTGCCCGGCCGGGTGACCATCTGGCAGCAGCTGGAGTACGACGGGCGCTTCCGGGAAGCCGGCCTCACAGCCATCCTCTGCCTGGGCGTGGACCCGGGCGCCACCGGGTTGTTCGCCCGCTGGGCGGCCGACCGTATGGACACGGTGGAGGCCATCATGATCCGTGACGGCGACCGCTCCGTGGCGGAAGGGTACCGGCTGGCCATCTACTTCTCGCCCGACACCTCCATCGAGGAATGCCTGCAGCCCTCGTACATCTACCGGGACGGCGAGTACGTGCTGGGAGAACCCCTGGAGACAGGAGTGGAGACATTCGACTTCCCTCCGCCCGTGGGTCCCCTGGTGGTGCGGTCCGTGCCCCACGAGGACGTGGGCACCCTCCCCCTGCACATCGGAAAGGGGCTGCGGTACGTGGACTTCAAGTACGCCCTCGACCCCGGCTACGTGGAAGTGCTCAAGGTGCTGCGCATGCTGGGCCTGCACAGCAAGGATCCCATCCGGGTGGGCGATGCCCTGGTGGCACCCCGCGATGTGGTGACCGCCCTCCTTCCCAAACCGGCGGAACTGGGGGGCCGCATCAAGGGTCACATGTGCGTGGGCACCCTGGTGCGCGGCACCGAGAACGGGCTGCCGGCGGAGTACTTCCTGTACAACCTGCTGGACCACGAGGAAGTCTTCCGTCAGCATGGGGTGAACGCCACCGTGTGGCAAACGGCCATCCCCGCGGTGGTGGGTGTGGAGCTCATGGCCGAGGGCCACATCACCCGGCGGGGGGTGCTGGTGCCCGAGCAGCTCGACCCGGAGCCCTTCTTCCCCCGCCTCAAGGCGCGGGGCTGGTACGTCTGGGTGCAAAAGAAAGTGGTCAGCCAGATGTAA
- a CDS encoding sigma 54-interacting transcriptional regulator, with product MSELWSIRVTCQQLAEVISAAFGVEAEIVDDELRIVAGVGKDVGRVGQHREGGDPGAGYLYGRVLRTMRPEIVTDASSDPTYDPSVLRGETEELAEICCPILLDGQALGVLAMAAMTPAQKAILMERPQQMLAFLGKVADLLASKVSELRHHSLLQLQTLRLEAMVDTLVEGVIAVDDRGRVTHCNRAARRILRLGDRSPVGLPLESVWPGAPLLKLLEGQPAYLEREEVFAAGKGEVHLLVSAVPIAAGGRTMGVVASFRDMRDVHRLVYNMSQPFQPCTFEDIIGASEALARVKEQARRAAVGNAPVLITGETGTGKEMFARAIHGAGARSARPFVSVNCGAIPEPLLESELFGYEAGAFTGARKEGKPGKFELAHRGTIFLDEVGDLPLHMQVKLLHALQNRWIERVGGVRAVPVDVRVIAATNRDLEAMLRQGEFREDLYFRLSVIPLHIPPLRERQGDIPLLVHHFVAKHTARLGRPPLEVGPQALELLRSYPWPGNVRELENVIEYAVNMEAGPAITGQSLPLRIGGSGGSGAAVSGGRLQEEVERLERDLIGQALRLYPERTQESRKKAASLLGISPATLYRKMQKYDLEGGRQAPPGEDQSAEG from the coding sequence GTGTCCGAGCTGTGGTCGATAAGGGTGACGTGCCAGCAGCTGGCCGAGGTCATATCGGCCGCTTTCGGCGTGGAAGCGGAAATCGTGGACGACGAGCTACGCATAGTCGCCGGGGTGGGGAAGGACGTGGGGCGGGTGGGCCAGCACCGGGAGGGGGGTGATCCCGGCGCCGGGTACCTGTACGGGCGGGTGCTCCGGACCATGCGGCCGGAGATCGTGACGGACGCGTCCTCGGATCCCACCTACGACCCTTCGGTGTTGCGGGGCGAGACCGAGGAGCTGGCGGAAATATGCTGCCCCATCCTTCTGGACGGTCAGGCCCTGGGCGTGCTGGCCATGGCCGCCATGACCCCGGCGCAGAAAGCCATCCTGATGGAGAGACCGCAGCAGATGCTGGCCTTCCTGGGCAAGGTGGCGGACCTCTTGGCCAGCAAGGTCTCGGAGCTCAGGCACCACTCCCTGCTGCAACTCCAGACCCTGCGCCTGGAGGCCATGGTGGACACCCTGGTGGAGGGGGTGATAGCCGTCGACGACCGGGGCCGGGTTACCCACTGCAACCGGGCGGCCCGCCGCATCCTGCGCCTGGGGGACAGATCCCCCGTGGGCCTTCCTCTCGAGAGCGTCTGGCCGGGTGCTCCCCTGCTGAAGCTGCTGGAAGGACAGCCTGCCTACCTGGAAAGGGAAGAGGTATTTGCCGCGGGCAAGGGCGAGGTCCACCTGCTGGTGTCGGCGGTGCCCATCGCCGCAGGGGGCAGGACCATGGGCGTGGTGGCCTCCTTCCGGGACATGCGGGACGTCCACCGGCTGGTGTACAACATGTCCCAGCCCTTCCAGCCCTGTACCTTCGAGGACATCATAGGAGCCAGCGAAGCTCTGGCCCGGGTCAAGGAGCAGGCGCGACGGGCGGCGGTGGGAAACGCGCCGGTCCTCATCACGGGGGAGACGGGAACGGGGAAGGAGATGTTCGCCCGCGCCATCCACGGGGCCGGGGCCCGCTCCGCGCGGCCCTTCGTGAGCGTGAACTGCGGGGCCATTCCCGAACCCCTCCTGGAGAGCGAGCTCTTCGGCTACGAAGCCGGTGCCTTTACGGGCGCCCGCAAGGAGGGCAAGCCCGGGAAGTTCGAGCTGGCCCACCGCGGGACCATTTTCCTGGACGAGGTGGGCGATCTCCCCCTGCACATGCAGGTGAAGCTCCTCCACGCCCTGCAGAACCGCTGGATCGAGAGGGTGGGCGGGGTGAGGGCGGTGCCGGTGGACGTGCGGGTGATCGCCGCCACCAACCGGGACCTGGAGGCCATGTTGCGCCAGGGGGAGTTCCGTGAGGACCTCTACTTCCGGCTCAGCGTCATTCCCCTGCACATCCCGCCCCTGCGGGAGCGCCAGGGGGACATCCCGTTGCTGGTACACCACTTCGTGGCCAAGCACACGGCCAGGCTGGGCCGGCCGCCGCTGGAGGTGGGCCCCCAGGCTCTGGAGCTGCTGCGCAGTTACCCCTGGCCGGGAAACGTGCGGGAGCTGGAGAATGTGATCGAATACGCCGTCAACATGGAGGCGGGTCCGGCCATCACCGGCCAGAGCCTTCCCCTCCGGATAGGGGGGTCCGGGGGGAGCGGAGCGGCGGTGTCCGGCGGTCGCCTGCAGGAGGAGGTCGAGCGGCTGGAGCGCGATCTCATCGGGCAGGCCCTCCGCCTGTATCCAGAGCGCACGCAGGAGAGCAGGAAGAAGGCGGCCAGCCTGCTGGGCATCAGCCCGGCCACGCTGTACCGCAAGATGCAGAAGTACGACCTGGAGGGCGGCAGGCAGGCGCCCCCCGGTGAAGACCAGAGTGCGGAGGGATGA
- a CDS encoding saccharopine dehydrogenase C-terminal domain-containing protein produces MRILVVGGAGAMARVTIRDLLADAEVEAVIAADRDGPALAQLRSVVDDHRLVVEQIDVRDEAGLVVLMKRADVTVNATWYRFNLVVMGAAIKARVPLIDLGGLYHMTRRQLAMDPQVREAGILVIPGMGSDPGTSNVLCRWAAGRLDRVREIHIRYGSTAGGQTFGFAASTVLDEASRPAVVVRHGQVVEAPPLSDPEEVRFDPRLGHLTTYTILHSELATVPRSIPGLQEMTYKDSWDAAAIARVRALVELGLASEEPVATPWGMVAPRDVLLGMLRHTLREEEPSPGWDELLVRAVGTRDGVETEVRVEVVSAGDLEGNVTGLAYLTGVPPAIVARMVARGEVKGAGVLPPEVCVPPEPYLRELSRRRVEIFETVRARRRIP; encoded by the coding sequence GTGAGGATTCTGGTGGTGGGCGGGGCGGGGGCCATGGCGAGGGTCACCATCCGGGACCTGCTGGCCGATGCTGAGGTGGAGGCGGTGATCGCGGCCGACCGGGACGGGCCTGCCCTGGCGCAACTCCGTTCCGTCGTGGACGATCACCGCCTCGTTGTGGAGCAGATCGACGTGAGAGACGAGGCGGGCCTGGTTGTGCTGATGAAGAGAGCGGACGTAACCGTCAACGCCACCTGGTATCGGTTCAACCTGGTGGTCATGGGGGCGGCCATCAAGGCGCGCGTGCCCCTCATCGACCTCGGGGGCCTCTACCACATGACGCGCAGGCAGCTGGCCATGGACCCGCAGGTCAGGGAGGCCGGCATCCTGGTGATCCCGGGGATGGGCTCGGATCCGGGCACCTCGAACGTGCTGTGCCGGTGGGCTGCCGGCAGGCTGGACCGGGTGCGCGAGATCCACATCCGGTACGGGTCGACCGCGGGCGGGCAGACCTTCGGCTTCGCGGCCAGCACCGTCCTGGATGAGGCCAGCCGGCCCGCCGTGGTGGTCAGGCACGGGCAGGTGGTGGAGGCACCGCCCCTCTCCGATCCCGAGGAGGTCCGGTTTGATCCCCGCCTGGGCCATCTCACCACCTATACCATCCTCCATTCCGAACTGGCCACCGTTCCCCGCAGCATTCCCGGCCTGCAGGAGATGACCTACAAGGACTCCTGGGATGCCGCCGCCATCGCCAGGGTGCGGGCCCTGGTGGAGCTGGGTCTGGCGTCCGAGGAGCCTGTCGCCACCCCCTGGGGCATGGTGGCCCCTAGGGACGTGCTCCTGGGCATGCTGCGCCACACCTTGCGGGAAGAGGAGCCTTCACCGGGGTGGGACGAGCTCCTGGTGAGAGCGGTGGGCACAAGGGACGGGGTCGAAACCGAGGTGAGGGTGGAGGTGGTCTCCGCCGGCGACCTGGAAGGGAACGTCACCGGGCTGGCTTACCTCACCGGGGTTCCCCCGGCCATCGTGGCCCGCATGGTGGCCAGGGGCGAGGTGAAGGGAGCGGGAGTGCTGCCCCCGGAAGTGTGCGTGCCTCCCGAACCCTACCTGCGGGAGCTGTCCCGGCGCCGGGTCGAGATATTCGAGACGGTACGGGCCCGGCGGCGGATTCCCTGA
- a CDS encoding PucR family transcriptional regulator ligand-binding domain-containing protein translates to MSITVMEALHIGKLGRARVLAGRRGLGRLIEHVDVIEMPDIRPWVRPNILYLTSFYAIRNNPPAQQDLIRYLAGHGAAGLVLDTQSFLKGTPAEVLQVAEACDFPIIEIPEGASYIDIITPVLEAVFTRRRSRQDFLEDLLQGALTEEVIGQRARYLGWRPEGKHTVLIVDIDDFQSYCLSGRLSEQAIQELKNRFLEVVTGTVRRRLPGDHLVAPRSDSVVIVARLPDGGLPVAEPSYPHPLPGDVRATVTNLAARVREAVSPILPGLTVSLGIGLLCTRPSQIAESFAAAQDALAVGRTLGGGNRTVFYQDLAMHRLLARIGPEAELERFVREEIGPLIEYDRRRGSQLVHTLEVYLDSGCHLERAAARLFVHRNSLKYRLKRIREIVRLPAFEGERLVSLAFAVKAHRVLEERHRAGARAVPPADRPTRAGLP, encoded by the coding sequence ATGTCCATCACCGTAATGGAAGCGCTGCACATAGGCAAGCTGGGACGGGCCCGAGTGCTGGCCGGCCGCCGGGGGCTGGGGAGGCTCATCGAGCACGTGGACGTGATCGAGATGCCGGACATCCGGCCCTGGGTGCGACCCAACATCCTGTACCTGACCAGCTTCTACGCCATCAGGAACAACCCGCCGGCCCAGCAGGACCTGATTCGCTACCTGGCCGGGCACGGAGCGGCGGGGCTGGTGCTGGACACCCAGAGCTTCCTCAAAGGTACCCCTGCGGAAGTGCTGCAGGTGGCAGAGGCCTGCGACTTCCCCATCATCGAGATCCCCGAGGGCGCCAGCTACATCGACATCATCACCCCGGTGCTGGAGGCCGTGTTCACCCGCCGCCGCAGCCGCCAGGACTTCCTGGAGGACCTGCTGCAGGGTGCCCTGACCGAGGAGGTGATCGGGCAGAGGGCCCGGTACCTGGGCTGGCGGCCGGAGGGAAAGCACACCGTACTCATCGTCGACATCGATGATTTTCAGTCGTACTGCCTGTCCGGGCGGCTTTCCGAGCAGGCCATCCAGGAGTTGAAGAACCGCTTCCTGGAGGTGGTGACCGGGACGGTCCGCAGGAGGCTGCCTGGTGACCACCTGGTGGCTCCCCGCAGCGACAGCGTGGTGATCGTGGCCCGGCTGCCCGATGGCGGGCTCCCAGTCGCCGAGCCGTCGTACCCCCACCCCCTGCCCGGGGACGTGCGGGCCACGGTGACGAATCTCGCCGCCCGGGTGCGGGAAGCCGTCAGCCCCATTCTCCCCGGCCTCACCGTCTCGCTCGGCATAGGGCTCCTGTGCACCCGCCCCTCCCAGATCGCGGAGAGCTTCGCCGCGGCCCAGGATGCCCTGGCGGTGGGGCGGACCCTGGGGGGAGGCAACCGCACCGTCTTCTACCAGGATCTGGCCATGCACCGGCTGCTGGCGCGGATCGGGCCGGAGGCCGAGCTGGAGCGCTTCGTGAGAGAGGAGATCGGCCCCCTGATCGAATACGACCGCAGGCGAGGCTCCCAGCTGGTGCATACCCTGGAAGTGTACCTCGACAGCGGATGCCATCTGGAGAGGGCAGCGGCCCGGCTCTTCGTACACCGGAACTCCCTGAAGTATCGCCTCAAGCGCATCAGGGAGATCGTCCGGCTGCCCGCCTTCGAAGGAGAACGCCTGGTCTCTCTCGCCTTCGCCGTCAAGGCCCACCGCGTCCTGGAAGAGAGACACCGGGCGGGGGCGAGGGCAGTGCCGCCTGCAGATCGCCCCACGCGGGCCGGCCTGCCCTGA
- a CDS encoding ABC transporter substrate-binding protein — MTVKTWRRWVSLVAVMFLSLSLLAACSKPAAKEPAKPQVAVYANSSEVMVFWDPSDSFSNEIIAMNTMYETLLRYDPVDDKFLPVLATDYSKSTDGLEWTFHIRKGVKFHTGNPMDAVAVKYSIERTIKRGKGASFIWDAVDKIETPDQYTVVFRLKYPAPMDIVVSSGYGAFVFDPQAVQQHGEDWFAAGHEAGTGPYMLESYDKAADLVLTRFPDYWRGWEGKHFDKVVFKQVTEPTTRRQMIEAGQADYANQLPLDQIADLKQNPRVRIAVTPSFQNLLGMLNTAKKPLSNPDVRRAISYAVPYQDIISSVMLGYAFQARGPVPKGLWGHSDQVPQYTYDPDKARALLEKAGYGKGGFKLLLTYTSGDEQERRVAELLKASLVKLGIDLEIRVMNWEQQWDLAKNPDPNKRQDILLFYWWPDYADPYSFLVNLFHSEPEVVFNLSYYKNPDYDRLIEEGHRVSGIDRQQAIAKYVEAQKALVDDAGALFLYDQQYVRPLAASLQGFVDNPAYPHVVWWYDCYREEAK; from the coding sequence ATGACGGTGAAGACCTGGAGAAGATGGGTGAGCCTGGTGGCGGTCATGTTCCTGTCCCTTTCCCTGCTGGCCGCCTGCAGCAAGCCGGCCGCCAAGGAACCGGCGAAGCCGCAGGTGGCCGTGTATGCCAACTCCAGCGAGGTCATGGTGTTCTGGGATCCCAGCGACAGTTTCTCGAACGAAATCATCGCCATGAACACCATGTATGAGACCCTGCTCCGCTATGACCCCGTTGACGACAAGTTCCTTCCGGTGCTGGCCACCGACTACTCCAAGTCGACGGACGGGCTGGAGTGGACCTTCCACATCCGCAAGGGGGTGAAGTTCCACACCGGCAACCCCATGGATGCCGTGGCGGTGAAGTACTCCATCGAGCGCACCATCAAGCGGGGCAAGGGGGCGTCCTTCATATGGGATGCGGTGGATAAGATCGAGACGCCCGACCAGTATACGGTGGTGTTCAGGCTGAAATACCCCGCACCCATGGACATCGTGGTCTCCTCGGGCTATGGTGCCTTCGTCTTCGACCCCCAGGCCGTGCAGCAGCACGGGGAGGACTGGTTCGCGGCCGGGCACGAGGCGGGCACCGGGCCCTACATGCTGGAGAGCTACGACAAGGCCGCCGACCTGGTGCTCACCAGGTTCCCGGACTACTGGCGCGGTTGGGAGGGGAAGCACTTCGACAAGGTGGTCTTCAAGCAGGTGACTGAGCCCACCACCCGGCGGCAGATGATCGAGGCCGGGCAGGCGGACTACGCCAACCAGCTGCCCCTGGATCAGATCGCCGACCTGAAGCAGAACCCCAGGGTGCGCATCGCGGTGACGCCCTCCTTCCAGAATCTCCTGGGGATGCTCAACACGGCCAAGAAGCCCCTGAGCAATCCGGACGTGCGGCGCGCCATTTCTTACGCGGTGCCGTACCAGGACATCATCTCTTCGGTCATGCTGGGGTATGCCTTCCAGGCGCGGGGTCCCGTGCCCAAGGGATTGTGGGGTCACTCCGACCAGGTTCCGCAGTACACCTATGACCCGGACAAGGCCAGGGCCCTGCTGGAGAAGGCCGGGTACGGCAAGGGCGGCTTCAAGCTGCTGCTCACCTACACCAGCGGTGACGAGCAGGAGCGCCGGGTGGCGGAACTGCTGAAGGCTTCACTGGTCAAGCTGGGCATCGACCTGGAGATCCGGGTGATGAACTGGGAGCAGCAGTGGGATCTGGCCAAGAACCCCGACCCGAACAAGCGCCAGGACATCCTGCTCTTTTACTGGTGGCCCGACTACGCCGACCCGTACAGCTTCCTGGTCAACCTGTTCCACTCGGAGCCGGAAGTGGTGTTCAACCTGAGTTACTACAAGAATCCCGACTATGACCGGCTCATCGAGGAAGGCCACCGGGTTTCCGGCATCGACCGGCAGCAGGCCATCGCCAAGTACGTGGAGGCGCAGAAGGCCCTGGTGGACGATGCCGGCGCCCTGTTCCTGTACGACCAGCAATACGTGCGGCCGCTGGCGGCGTCGCTGCAGGGCTTCGTCGACAACCCGGCTTACCCCCACGTGGTCTGGTGGTACGACTGCTACCGCGAGGAGGCCAAATAG
- a CDS encoding DUF917 domain-containing protein, translating into MRKLEMSEVRDMLEGCALLSTGGGGDPARGWEMIRREYEAGRSFLLASLEELPDDGTTCSVYYTGSTAPKSPELVVRFAGLPRPEDPPPYLALRALERHLGRAFAALVSIEYGGLNTAVAVAMAARAGIPLLDADGAGRAVPDLQFSTYYLKGLPIHPLAVCTNYGETAVLEDVVDDFRAEDLVRALAVASGGLVATADHPARVADLRQGGVIPGALSRAMAVGRARRQAGEAGRDPVEAVAEAGGGEVLFRGVVRADPRWEDREGFLFGEMEIEGTGAWAGSSYRIWFKNENVISWRDGRVDVTVPDLICVSRGEDGGPVLNPHAPPGTEVAVLGFPAPEEWLSERGLAILVPRFFGFEVEWDAGRFPGRCPPAQDHRSDVRASAAEQGAGPV; encoded by the coding sequence TTGCGCAAACTCGAGATGAGCGAGGTCAGGGACATGCTGGAGGGCTGCGCCCTCCTCTCCACCGGCGGGGGAGGAGACCCGGCCCGGGGCTGGGAGATGATCAGGCGTGAGTATGAGGCCGGGCGCAGCTTCCTGCTGGCCTCGCTGGAAGAGTTACCCGATGATGGCACCACGTGCTCGGTGTATTACACGGGGTCGACCGCGCCGAAGAGTCCGGAGTTGGTGGTCCGGTTCGCCGGGCTGCCCCGGCCCGAGGACCCGCCCCCCTACCTGGCCCTGCGGGCCCTCGAGCGCCACCTGGGCCGCGCGTTCGCCGCCCTGGTGTCCATCGAGTACGGGGGCCTGAACACGGCGGTGGCCGTGGCCATGGCGGCGCGGGCGGGAATACCCCTCCTGGACGCCGACGGCGCCGGCCGGGCGGTACCGGACCTGCAGTTTTCCACTTACTACCTGAAGGGATTGCCCATCCACCCGCTGGCGGTGTGCACCAATTACGGGGAGACGGCCGTGCTGGAGGACGTGGTGGACGATTTCCGGGCCGAGGACCTGGTGCGCGCGCTGGCGGTGGCCAGCGGCGGACTGGTCGCCACCGCGGATCACCCCGCCCGGGTGGCCGACCTGCGCCAGGGCGGGGTGATCCCGGGGGCGCTCAGCCGGGCCATGGCGGTGGGCAGGGCGCGCCGGCAGGCGGGAGAAGCCGGCAGGGACCCCGTGGAGGCGGTGGCGGAGGCAGGCGGGGGCGAGGTGCTCTTCCGGGGGGTGGTGAGAGCGGATCCCCGGTGGGAAGACAGAGAGGGCTTCCTGTTCGGAGAAATGGAGATCGAGGGGACCGGTGCCTGGGCGGGCAGCTCTTACCGCATCTGGTTCAAGAACGAGAACGTGATCTCGTGGAGGGACGGCCGCGTGGATGTCACCGTGCCGGACCTGATTTGCGTGTCGCGCGGGGAAGACGGGGGACCCGTCCTCAATCCCCACGCGCCCCCAGGGACCGAGGTGGCGGTACTGGGCTTCCCGGCTCCCGAGGAATGGCTGAGCGAGCGGGGCCTGGCCATCCTGGTGCCGCGCTTCTTCGGCTTCGAGGTGGAGTGGGATGCCGGGCGTTTCCCCGGCCGGTGCCCGCCAGCGCAGGACCACCGCAGCGACGTGAGAGCGAGTGCTGCGGAGCAGGGGGCCGGCCCCGTGTAG
- a CDS encoding DUF917 domain-containing protein, protein MQKLDWEDIQDLLLGCAALATGGGGRLESGLSLARACWERWGPVTMADLDDLGEDDLVVSPYFVGAVSPAAEEGREDTRRLETYEPLLASQALERFLGRPVAAVVATELGGGNTAAAVAVALMMDRPLVDADPAGRAVPELFHSTFYLDGVPIAPFALASSMGDLAIVERVGDDFRAEAVARAFAVASGDRAGVADHPVPAGVARRSLLRGTLGRAREVGAALRGARRSGADPAAAAARAGGGRVIFRGTVAEDSTFRIAGGLTQGEVRVAGRGTYRGRTMAVQFRNEHMVARLDGAVVATVPDLISLLAEHGGAPVLNPVIPAGLEVAVVAFPAPDRWRTSRGLEIFGPRYLGLDEEYVPVEERCRLHGLGEAG, encoded by the coding sequence GTGCAGAAGCTCGATTGGGAAGACATCCAGGACCTGCTGCTGGGCTGTGCGGCCCTGGCCACCGGGGGTGGGGGCCGGCTGGAGAGCGGGCTGTCCCTGGCTCGCGCCTGCTGGGAACGGTGGGGTCCGGTGACCATGGCCGATCTGGACGATCTCGGGGAAGACGACCTGGTGGTTTCACCCTACTTCGTGGGGGCGGTCTCGCCCGCCGCGGAAGAGGGCCGGGAGGATACCCGTCGGCTGGAGACATATGAGCCACTGCTGGCCAGCCAGGCCCTGGAGCGGTTCCTGGGCAGGCCCGTGGCGGCGGTGGTGGCCACCGAGCTGGGGGGCGGGAACACCGCCGCCGCCGTGGCCGTGGCCCTCATGATGGACCGTCCCCTGGTGGATGCCGACCCCGCCGGCCGGGCGGTGCCGGAGCTGTTCCACTCCACCTTCTACCTGGACGGGGTGCCCATCGCGCCCTTCGCCCTGGCCAGCTCGATGGGCGACCTGGCCATCGTGGAGAGGGTGGGGGACGATTTCCGGGCGGAGGCCGTCGCGCGGGCCTTCGCCGTGGCCAGCGGCGACCGGGCGGGCGTGGCCGACCACCCCGTGCCGGCGGGCGTGGCGCGACGCTCCCTCCTTCGGGGTACTCTGGGCAGAGCGCGGGAAGTGGGGGCCGCCTTGCGGGGCGCGCGGCGGAGCGGTGCCGACCCGGCGGCGGCAGCCGCGCGGGCCGGTGGGGGTAGGGTGATCTTCCGCGGTACGGTGGCGGAAGACAGCACGTTCCGTATCGCCGGCGGTCTTACCCAGGGCGAGGTGAGGGTGGCCGGGCGGGGTACCTACCGGGGGAGGACCATGGCGGTCCAGTTCCGGAACGAGCACATGGTGGCCAGGCTGGACGGAGCGGTGGTGGCCACCGTTCCCGACCTCATATCGTTGCTCGCCGAACACGGAGGGGCTCCGGTCCTGAACCCCGTCATCCCGGCCGGCCTGGAGGTGGCGGTGGTGGCGTTTCCGGCGCCGGACAGGTGGCGCACGAGCCGCGGCCTGGAAATATTCGGGCCCCGCTACCTGGGGTTGGACGAAGAGTACGTCCCCGTGGAGGAACGGTGCCGCCTGCACGGCCTGGGAGAAGCCGGTTGA
- a CDS encoding ABC transporter ATP-binding protein, which yields MRHDRRPLADLQARLGLSYLLISHDIAVVEHMCDRVGVMYLGVLVETGPVEKVLGRPLHPYTQALIGAVPVPDPHRRTMGTPLEGDVPDPSSPPPGCRFWPRCLRAEDGCRREVPVLRLFEPDHEVACHLA from the coding sequence GTGCGGCATGACCGCCGACCACTGGCCGACCTGCAGGCCAGGCTGGGGCTCTCCTACCTCCTGATCTCCCACGACATCGCCGTGGTGGAGCACATGTGCGACCGCGTCGGGGTGATGTACCTGGGGGTCCTGGTCGAGACCGGACCGGTCGAAAAGGTGCTGGGCCGGCCCCTGCACCCTTACACCCAGGCCCTCATTGGCGCGGTGCCCGTCCCCGACCCCCACAGGCGAACCATGGGGACTCCCCTCGAGGGTGACGTGCCCGACCCCTCCTCTCCGCCCCCTGGATGCCGCTTCTGGCCCCGCTGCCTGCGGGCTGAAGACGGGTGCCGTCGCGAAGTACCCGTCCTCCGTCTCTTTGAACCCGATCACGAGGTGGCCTGCCACCTGGCGTGA